A genomic stretch from Candidatus Hydrogenisulfobacillus filiaventi includes:
- the speE gene encoding Polyamine aminopropyltransferase, which translates to MALWFAEQASPAHRLEWKVRRVLFDQASPYQHIQVLETEAFGPSLVLDGIMQTTQGDEFIYHEMLTWVPLSVHPHPRRVLIIGGGDGGTCREVVRWPQVEQVVMVEIDRQVVEAATRFLPAHVTGLRDPRVEIRYEDGRAFLAQAPAASFDLVLVDSTDPEGGPGQVLYTDAFRADILRVLDADGIYVQQTGAPFYNPEVVQEVSADVAVRFPVAGVYWTTVPTYPGGLFTFTAGSKGPDLRRPQHPVPAGARWYTPRVHEAAFALPPLLADLVPAAVRERQA; encoded by the coding sequence TTGGCTTTATGGTTCGCGGAACAGGCGTCGCCGGCCCACCGGCTGGAGTGGAAGGTCCGGCGGGTGCTGTTCGACCAGGCGTCCCCCTACCAGCACATCCAGGTTCTGGAGACGGAGGCCTTCGGTCCCTCGCTGGTGCTGGACGGCATCATGCAGACCACCCAGGGGGATGAGTTCATCTACCATGAGATGCTGACCTGGGTGCCCCTGAGCGTGCATCCCCATCCCCGGCGCGTGCTCATCATCGGGGGCGGGGACGGCGGCACCTGCCGCGAAGTGGTGCGCTGGCCCCAGGTGGAGCAGGTGGTGATGGTGGAGATCGACCGCCAGGTGGTGGAGGCGGCCACCCGCTTCCTGCCCGCCCATGTCACCGGGCTGCGCGACCCGCGGGTGGAGATCCGGTACGAGGACGGCCGCGCCTTCCTGGCCCAGGCCCCGGCAGCTTCCTTCGACCTGGTGCTGGTGGACTCCACCGATCCCGAAGGGGGCCCGGGCCAGGTGCTCTACACCGACGCCTTCCGGGCGGACATCCTGCGCGTGCTGGATGCCGACGGCATCTACGTCCAACAGACCGGCGCCCCCTTCTACAACCCGGAGGTGGTGCAGGAAGTAAGCGCGGACGTGGCGGTGCGCTTTCCGGTCGCCGGGGTGTACTGGACCACGGTCCCCACCTACCCCGGCGGCCTCTTCACCTTCACCGCCGGTTCCAAGGGGCCGGACCTGCGCCGGCCGCAGCACCCGGTACCCGCCGGGGCGCGCTGGTACACCCCCCGGGTCCATGAGGCGGCTTTCGCCCTGCCCCCACTGCTGGCGGACCTGGTCCCGGCGGCGGTGCGGGAGCGGCAGGCCTAG
- a CDS encoding putative Diguanylate cyclase (Evidence 3 : Putative function from multiple computational evidences; Product type e : enzyme) — protein sequence MAGARRWNRKGGRPSSLFRFLWTRALLVLMLGMAGLGLFLWAQARAAVIAAAGQRLQARAAWVARAWSRGPRTEAAFEADAAPWRVLAGWALLGGSRETVIAHYAVIGSDGRVLAATLPDLIGQPVLALPPDLLARSPAGWEVAVTPRLRTESVVAWQAVGPGLTAVGSLPVGRLLSAALFSLAWRLALGGAALAAVLAWAEAVLARDLRRGLDWAASPGEPGPAPVPLSDLLGARRRVRQQLDALADAARRDPLTGLFNRGGLEQVLESYFALPQPPPAVFILADLDRFKQLNDTRGHAAGDEALMRVARNLAAGVKAEDVVARLGGDEFVVVLFGIRCNPRVKNRITAVLSRVASLESELGVSAGVVDLPAEAGTFAAAYRLADRRLYAAKGAGRHRWIGPHTGVVEIPTGPPPAL from the coding sequence GTGGCGGGGGCGCGGCGGTGGAACCGGAAAGGGGGGCGACCCAGCTCCCTGTTCCGTTTTCTCTGGACCCGGGCCCTGCTGGTGCTGATGCTGGGCATGGCCGGACTGGGCCTGTTCCTGTGGGCCCAGGCCCGGGCTGCGGTGATCGCCGCTGCCGGGCAGCGCCTCCAGGCGCGGGCGGCCTGGGTGGCGCGCGCCTGGTCCCGGGGGCCGCGCACCGAAGCTGCTTTTGAGGCCGACGCCGCCCCCTGGCGTGTGCTCGCGGGCTGGGCCCTGCTGGGCGGGTCCCGCGAGACCGTGATCGCCCATTATGCGGTGATCGGATCCGACGGCCGGGTACTGGCCGCCACCCTCCCTGACCTCATCGGCCAGCCGGTGCTGGCCCTGCCGCCCGACCTCCTGGCCCGTTCCCCGGCCGGTTGGGAGGTGGCGGTTACCCCGCGCCTGCGCACGGAGTCGGTGGTGGCCTGGCAGGCGGTCGGACCCGGCCTCACCGCCGTGGGGTCGTTGCCGGTGGGGCGGCTGTTGTCCGCCGCCCTCTTCAGCCTGGCCTGGCGCCTGGCCCTGGGCGGCGCCGCGCTGGCGGCGGTGCTGGCCTGGGCCGAAGCGGTCCTGGCCCGGGACCTCCGGCGCGGGCTGGATTGGGCGGCCAGCCCCGGCGAGCCGGGGCCGGCCCCCGTGCCCCTGAGCGACCTCCTGGGCGCGCGGCGGCGGGTCCGCCAGCAGCTGGACGCCCTGGCCGACGCCGCCCGGCGGGATCCCCTGACCGGTCTCTTCAACCGGGGTGGCCTGGAACAGGTGCTGGAAAGCTATTTCGCCCTGCCGCAACCGCCGCCGGCGGTGTTCATCCTGGCCGACCTGGACCGCTTCAAGCAGCTGAACGACACCCGCGGCCACGCCGCCGGGGATGAGGCCCTCATGCGGGTGGCGCGCAACCTGGCCGCCGGGGTGAAGGCCGAGGACGTTGTGGCCCGCCTGGGCGGGGACGAGTTTGTGGTGGTCCTCTTCGGCATCCGCTGCAACCCCCGGGTCAAGAACCGCATCACGGCTGTGCTGAGCCGGGTCGCCTCCCTGGAAAGCGAACTGGGGGTAAGCGCGGGGGTCGTCGACCTGCCGGCGGAGGCCGGCACCTTCGCCGCGGCCTATCGCCTAGCCGACCGGCGGCTCTACGCGGCCAAGGGAGCGGGGCGCCACCGCTGGATCGGTCCCCACACCGGGGTGGTGGAGATCCCCACCGGCCCTCCTCCCGCCCTCTAG
- a CDS encoding Ammonium transporter (Evidence 2a : Function from experimental evidences in other organisms; Product type t : transporter), giving the protein MYVPDPSYLNPGDTSWQLTAATFVGLQSVPGLAILYGGIVKKKWALNSAMMALYAFSVVLIVWVLWGFNMGFGAPAKLGPGILSGLVGIPGPALNAASETGRAVIPLLSSGMPGIRFPGSALTYFQFVFAGISPVILAGAVMGRMNFKAWMLFVPLWSTFVYSVNAFMLWGGGWLAEMGAVDYSGGYVIHVAAGVSGFVAAAVVGPRIAQDRQNFNPNNLIMALAGAGILWLGWNGFNGGDPYFANADAAAAVLNTNIATAGALLTWLFLDVFSQGKASLVGSINGMIAGLVAITPAAGYVNGTGAIIIGLAAGAIPWFTMNKLGATALFKKVDDTLGVFHTHAVAGALGGLLTGVLADPNMVEYLGTKGTSPVAVAGLLYGDPAQLWKQFVALVVVAVWDGVVTFLLLKLVSVFVPLRLPEASLVVGDQAVHGEVPIPSEPAGTPAHSGVLGMVEEQ; this is encoded by the coding sequence ATGTACGTGCCTGATCCATCCTATCTGAACCCCGGCGACACGTCCTGGCAGTTGACGGCCGCCACCTTTGTGGGGTTGCAGAGCGTACCCGGGCTGGCCATCCTTTATGGCGGCATCGTGAAGAAGAAGTGGGCCTTGAACTCAGCCATGATGGCCTTATACGCCTTTTCCGTCGTCCTCATCGTCTGGGTGCTGTGGGGCTTCAACATGGGTTTCGGTGCCCCCGCCAAGCTGGGGCCGGGGATCCTGTCCGGCCTGGTCGGCATCCCGGGCCCGGCCCTCAACGCGGCCTCCGAGACCGGTCGCGCCGTCATCCCCTTGCTCAGCAGCGGCATGCCCGGCATCCGCTTCCCGGGGTCCGCGCTCACCTACTTCCAGTTCGTGTTTGCCGGCATCAGCCCCGTCATCCTGGCGGGGGCGGTGATGGGGCGCATGAACTTCAAGGCCTGGATGCTGTTTGTGCCCCTGTGGTCGACCTTCGTCTACAGCGTGAATGCCTTCATGCTGTGGGGCGGCGGCTGGCTGGCCGAGATGGGGGCGGTGGACTACAGCGGTGGCTACGTGATCCACGTGGCCGCCGGGGTGTCCGGGTTTGTGGCGGCGGCGGTGGTCGGTCCCCGGATCGCGCAGGACCGGCAGAACTTCAACCCCAACAACCTCATCATGGCGCTGGCCGGCGCCGGTATCCTGTGGCTGGGCTGGAACGGCTTCAACGGTGGCGACCCCTACTTCGCCAATGCTGACGCCGCGGCGGCCGTGCTCAACACCAACATCGCCACCGCGGGTGCCCTGCTGACCTGGCTGTTCCTGGACGTGTTCAGCCAGGGCAAGGCGTCCCTGGTCGGCTCCATCAACGGCATGATCGCCGGTCTGGTGGCCATCACTCCCGCCGCCGGTTATGTCAACGGTACCGGGGCCATCATCATCGGCCTGGCGGCCGGCGCCATCCCCTGGTTCACCATGAACAAGCTGGGCGCGACCGCGCTCTTCAAGAAGGTGGATGACACCCTGGGCGTCTTCCACACCCACGCGGTGGCGGGGGCGCTGGGCGGGCTGCTGACCGGCGTGCTGGCCGACCCCAACATGGTGGAGTACCTGGGTACCAAGGGCACCTCCCCGGTGGCGGTGGCGGGCCTGCTCTACGGCGACCCCGCCCAGCTCTGGAAGCAGTTTGTGGCCTTGGTGGTGGTGGCAGTCTGGGACGGTGTGGTCACCTTCCTGCTCCTGAAGCTGGTGTCGGTGTTCGTGCCCCTGCGCCTGCCCGAGGCCTCCCTGGTGGTGGGGGACCAGGCGGTGCACGGCGAGGTGCCGATTCCCTCCGAACCAGCGGGCACTCCGGCCCATTCGGGCGTGCTGGGCATGGTGGAGGAACAGTAA